In one window of Zingiber officinale cultivar Zhangliang chromosome 11A, Zo_v1.1, whole genome shotgun sequence DNA:
- the LOC122031503 gene encoding probable CCR4-associated factor 1 homolog 11 has product MAVAVVNNVNDMLISSSAASTSRVEVRSVWAHNLDEEFALIRSAVPFHPFVALDTEYPGVVVASKNPYCTLTLPQRYELIRANVEALRIVQVGLTLSDAAGNLPCAIYSDGTCVRYVWEFNFRDFDISRDRYAPSSVELLKANGIDFQKNQIWGIDSCRFAQHLATSGLLSFGHFSPVSWVTFQGAYDFAFLVKMLTCDCKLPKTVREFLHLVHFFFGKRVFDVKHLSKHCPGLYGGLERVASTVRVERAVGSRHQSGSDSLLTWQVFYQIASRVNPQLIHRPEHMGTLFDLQLL; this is encoded by the coding sequence ATGGCTGTCGCAGTTGTCAACAACGTTAACGATATGCTAATTTCCTCTTCCGCCGCCAGCACCAGCAGAGTCGAGGTTCGCTCCGTGTGGGCTCATAACCTCGACGAGGAGTTCGCCCTTATCCGCTCCGCCGTCCCGTTCCACCCCTTCGTCGCATTGGACACCGAGTATCCTGGCGTCGTCGTCGCTTCCAAAAATCCCTACTGCACCCTCACCCTCCCCCAGCGCTACGAATTGATCCGCGCCAACGTCGAGGCCCTCCGCATCGTCCAGGTCGGTCTCACCCTCTCCGACGCCGCCGGCAACCTGCCATGTGCCATCTACAGCGACGGCACTTGTGTGCGTTACGTGTGGGAATTTAATTTCCGCGACTTCGACATCAGCCGCGACCGTTACGCCCCTTCCTCCGTCGAGCTGCTCAAGGCTAATGGCATCGACTTCCAAAAGAATCAAATATGGGGCATCGACTCTTGCAGATTCGCCCAGCACTTGGCCACCTCCGGCTTGCTTTCCTTTGGCCATTTTTCTCCCGTCTCCTGGGTTACCTTCCAAGGCGCCTATGACTTCGCCTTCCTAGTCAAGATGCTGACATGCGACTGCAAATTACCAAAGACCGTTCGTGAGTTCTTGCACCTTGTTCACTTCTTTTTCGGCAAAAGGGTGTTCGATGTGAAGCACCTTAGCAAGCATTGTCCTGGGCTTTACGGAGGATTGGAGCGGGTGGCCTCTACCGTCCGAGTTGAGCGAGCAGTGGGCTCTCGACATCAGTCCGGCTCCGATAGCTTATTAACATGGCAGGTGTTCTACCAAATCGCTTCTCGTGTGAATCCACAACTCATCCATCGTCCAGAACACATGGGAACACTATTTGACCTCCAACTGCTATAG